One genomic region from Mesorhizobium terrae encodes:
- a CDS encoding alcohol dehydrogenase catalytic domain-containing protein: MGNTMLAALFEHAGQPLRVMNVARPVPGPGEILVRLEASGICHTDVHIWQGHLRPASGQPTRILGHEGVGRVEEVGAGVADWHPGDRAGVAWLHDTCGHCDECHSDMESFCQHQRAHGFDVAGTFAEYVVADARFAVPMPDEGDAALLAPLMCAGLTAFGAVKRAGLGAGEICAVFGCGGLGLYAVQIAQRLGATVVAVDTDEAKLQIAASLGARHTLLASPGLAAGWPAGLRAHVCINFAPTPAIWDAMVAAIRPRGRIIAAAMVSQPVPLNQEWLTASGVWITGTSVGTRAQIRELIQLHEAQPFEAQVQRVTLAEATSALERLKAGTAKGRQAIVFGS, translated from the coding sequence ATGGGCAACACGATGCTTGCAGCCTTATTCGAGCACGCGGGCCAACCGCTGCGTGTCATGAACGTAGCTCGGCCTGTACCGGGGCCGGGAGAAATCCTTGTTCGCCTGGAGGCGAGCGGCATTTGCCATACGGATGTGCATATCTGGCAGGGACATTTGCGGCCCGCATCGGGACAACCGACCCGGATTCTTGGCCACGAGGGTGTCGGCAGGGTGGAAGAAGTGGGGGCCGGCGTTGCAGACTGGCACCCTGGCGATCGTGCCGGCGTCGCGTGGCTTCACGATACATGCGGCCACTGCGATGAATGCCACTCCGACATGGAATCGTTCTGCCAGCACCAGCGGGCTCACGGTTTCGATGTCGCGGGCACTTTTGCCGAATATGTCGTCGCCGATGCCCGTTTCGCCGTGCCCATGCCGGATGAGGGCGATGCCGCACTGCTTGCGCCTTTGATGTGCGCGGGCCTGACCGCCTTTGGCGCCGTGAAACGGGCGGGACTGGGCGCCGGGGAAATCTGCGCCGTCTTCGGCTGCGGCGGCCTGGGTCTCTATGCTGTCCAGATCGCCCAGCGGCTCGGGGCGACAGTCGTTGCCGTCGACACGGACGAGGCCAAGCTGCAGATCGCTGCTTCGCTTGGTGCGCGGCACACGCTCCTTGCGTCGCCGGGCCTGGCCGCTGGCTGGCCCGCCGGCCTGCGAGCGCATGTCTGTATCAACTTCGCGCCAACGCCAGCCATCTGGGATGCCATGGTTGCAGCCATCCGGCCGCGCGGCAGGATCATTGCAGCCGCGATGGTTTCGCAACCGGTGCCGCTTAACCAGGAGTGGCTTACGGCCAGCGGTGTGTGGATAACAGGGACCAGCGTCGGCACACGGGCACAGATACGCGAACTGATCCAGCTGCATGAAGCACAGCCGTTCGAGGCACAGGTGCAGCGCGTTACGCTCGCCGAGGCGACCAGTGCATTGGAGCGCCTGAAGGCAGGGACTGCCAAAGGACGGCAGGCAATTGTCTTTGGGTCGTAG
- the choX gene encoding choline ABC transporter substrate-binding protein → MRTTIVFALLSGLLTSSAMAADAARCQKVRIADLGWTDIALTNTTAQLILNGLGYDASQTLLGLGVTYSALKEGDMDVFLGNWRPVQDEEYKSFFDEGSVEVLGVNLEGAKYTLAVPKNVSDQGIKSFDDLAAHADKFGRKIYGIEAGSNKPLLDMVAANRHGLGDWEIVESSEAAMLTQVSNAVADKNWVVFLGWEPHPMNLDYNMTYLSGGDVEFGPNFGGATVRTIARHGFSADCPNAAKLFANLAFDLDYENYGMQMILRQGKSADVAAREMIKRNPDKLAKWLDGVSTYDGQPGLQAVKSALGQ, encoded by the coding sequence ATGCGCACAACAATCGTTTTCGCCCTGCTTTCGGGGCTGTTGACCTCGTCTGCTATGGCCGCCGATGCGGCTCGATGCCAAAAAGTCCGGATCGCGGATCTCGGATGGACCGACATCGCGCTCACCAACACGACCGCCCAATTGATCCTCAACGGTCTGGGCTACGATGCCTCGCAGACCCTGCTCGGCCTCGGCGTGACCTATTCCGCCCTGAAAGAGGGTGACATGGATGTCTTCCTCGGCAATTGGCGGCCTGTCCAGGACGAGGAATACAAGTCCTTTTTCGACGAGGGCTCCGTCGAGGTGCTGGGCGTGAATTTGGAGGGCGCGAAATACACGCTGGCCGTTCCGAAAAATGTTTCGGACCAGGGGATAAAAAGCTTCGATGATCTTGCCGCCCACGCCGACAAATTCGGGCGCAAGATCTACGGGATCGAAGCTGGCTCGAACAAGCCGCTGCTCGACATGGTGGCAGCCAACCGACACGGGCTCGGCGACTGGGAGATTGTGGAGTCCAGCGAAGCCGCGATGCTGACCCAGGTCTCGAACGCCGTGGCGGACAAGAATTGGGTTGTGTTCCTCGGCTGGGAGCCACATCCGATGAACCTCGATTACAACATGACCTACCTGTCTGGTGGCGATGTCGAGTTCGGACCGAACTTTGGCGGTGCAACTGTCCGCACAATCGCTCGTCATGGCTTTTCGGCAGACTGCCCGAACGCGGCCAAGTTGTTTGCCAATCTCGCTTTCGACCTCGACTATGAAAACTATGGCATGCAGATGATCCTGCGCCAGGGAAAGTCCGCCGATGTCGCCGCTCGCGAGATGATCAAGCGCAACCCCGACAAGCTCGCCAAATGGCTGGACGGTGTCTCGACCTATGACGGTCAGCCAGGCTTGCAGGCCGTGAAGAGCGCCTTGGGCCAATAG
- the betI gene encoding transcriptional regulator BetI produces MTNQGKRTKIEDIRRVELIAAAHRVFLEHGLQGMTSARICREAGMSPGILAYYFKGKDEVLFGMVRYNNRLLMEDIIARMRAAQTSWARLEAIVEGNFPAAAFTRTIANAWLSVCSEAGTNPQYARLQKLFHQRLRSNLASVFGATFDMAQLREASAIIAALVDGLWLRKAVTDDIGRDEAVGLVFRGIRSLITPGEEEHLRRSKWQAKPAGANPGVATPPSDK; encoded by the coding sequence ATGACCAATCAAGGCAAGCGCACAAAAATTGAAGACATCAGGCGCGTGGAGTTGATAGCCGCCGCGCACCGGGTGTTCCTCGAACATGGCCTGCAAGGCATGACATCGGCGCGGATATGCCGTGAAGCCGGCATGTCGCCCGGCATCCTTGCCTACTACTTCAAAGGCAAGGACGAGGTCCTGTTCGGCATGGTGCGCTATAACAACCGCCTGCTGATGGAAGACATCATAGCGCGGATGCGTGCCGCCCAGACGAGCTGGGCGAGGTTGGAGGCGATCGTGGAGGGAAACTTTCCCGCCGCGGCTTTCACCCGCACCATCGCCAACGCCTGGCTGTCGGTCTGTTCGGAAGCGGGCACGAACCCGCAATATGCGCGGCTTCAGAAACTGTTCCATCAGCGACTGCGCTCAAATCTGGCCTCGGTATTCGGGGCGACGTTCGACATGGCTCAATTGCGTGAGGCGAGTGCGATCATCGCTGCCCTGGTAGACGGATTGTGGCTGCGCAAGGCGGTGACGGACGATATCGGACGCGACGAGGCTGTTGGCCTGGTGTTTCGCGGAATTCGCTCACTGATAACGCCCGGTGAGGAGGAGCATCTGCGCCGCTCAAAGTGGCAGGCGAAACCAGCAGGAGCGAATCCGGGTGTGGCAACGCCGCCCTCGGACAAGTGA
- a CDS encoding NADPH-dependent FMN reductase, whose protein sequence is MNLLAISGSARLQSTNTALLRALAAVAPDGIAVTVFDRIGDLPVFSPDLEGERTPPSVRAFMDLIATSDGLIVSSPEYVRTLPGGLKNAIDWLVSGDAIVGKPIALAHASHRGDDMLATLRTVLSTVSGNFNAELFLRFPLMKSSPDAIAAFVADPPNRYVAETYLRDVATFCRQCRDPESGAWPIDP, encoded by the coding sequence ATGAATCTCCTGGCGATTTCCGGCAGCGCGCGGCTTCAATCCACCAACACGGCGCTGCTGCGCGCGCTGGCAGCGGTGGCGCCGGACGGCATCGCCGTCACCGTCTTTGACCGCATCGGCGACCTGCCGGTGTTCTCGCCGGACCTCGAGGGCGAACGCACGCCGCCCTCCGTGCGGGCCTTCATGGACCTGATCGCGACCAGCGACGGGTTGATCGTCTCCAGTCCGGAATATGTGCGCACCCTGCCCGGCGGGCTGAAGAATGCCATCGACTGGCTGGTCTCGGGCGATGCCATCGTCGGCAAGCCGATCGCGCTCGCCCACGCTTCCCATCGCGGCGACGACATGCTGGCGACGCTGCGCACCGTGCTGTCGACGGTGTCCGGCAATTTCAACGCCGAACTGTTCCTGCGTTTCCCACTGATGAAGTCATCGCCGGATGCAATCGCGGCCTTCGTTGCCGACCCGCCGAACCGGTACGTCGCTGAAACCTATCTGCGCGACGTCGCGACCTTCTGCCGGCAGTGTCGCGACCCGGAGTCGGGTGCCTGGCCGATCGATCCGTGA
- a CDS encoding Mrp/NBP35 family ATP-binding protein, translating into MTVTKETVIDRLKTVSGPDFSGNIVDLGMVSEIFIADSKVFFSITVPAARAQEMEPLRAAAERVVKAIPGVAGAVVALTAEKKGGGMEAPVPQRPATPAAIPQPSAPRPAPAPRQAPPSQSSGKRGVPGIEAIIAVASGKGGVGKSTTAANLALGLAANGLKVGVLDADIYGPSMPKLLGIHGKPETVDGKILKPKENYGLKVMSMGFLVDEETPMIWRGPMVMSALTQMLREVEWGPLDVLVVDMPPGTGDAQLTMAQQVPLAGAVIVSTPQDLALIDARKGLNMFRKVDVPLLGIVENMSYFIAPDTGKRYDIFGHGGAQKEAERLGVPFLGAVPLEMGIRESSDAGTPVVATRPDSEEARIYKEIAAKVWQQIETGKGAAEAAPAIIFE; encoded by the coding sequence ATGACCGTCACCAAGGAAACCGTGATCGATCGCCTGAAGACGGTCAGTGGCCCGGATTTTTCCGGCAACATCGTCGATCTGGGCATGGTGTCGGAGATATTCATCGCTGATTCCAAAGTGTTTTTCTCCATCACGGTGCCAGCTGCTCGCGCGCAGGAGATGGAACCGCTGCGCGCCGCAGCCGAGCGCGTCGTCAAGGCCATTCCCGGTGTCGCCGGCGCTGTCGTGGCGCTGACCGCCGAGAAGAAGGGCGGCGGCATGGAAGCGCCGGTGCCGCAGCGTCCGGCCACGCCCGCCGCCATTCCGCAGCCTTCCGCGCCGCGTCCGGCGCCGGCGCCGCGCCAGGCGCCGCCGTCGCAAAGCTCGGGCAAGCGCGGCGTTCCGGGCATCGAGGCGATCATCGCGGTCGCCTCCGGCAAGGGCGGCGTCGGCAAGTCGACCACCGCCGCCAACCTCGCGCTCGGCCTCGCCGCCAACGGTTTGAAGGTCGGCGTGCTCGATGCCGACATCTACGGACCGTCGATGCCGAAGCTGCTCGGCATCCATGGAAAGCCCGAGACGGTGGACGGCAAGATATTGAAACCGAAGGAGAATTACGGCCTCAAGGTGATGTCGATGGGCTTCCTCGTCGACGAGGAAACGCCGATGATCTGGCGTGGTCCGATGGTGATGTCGGCACTCACCCAGATGTTGCGTGAAGTCGAATGGGGGCCGCTAGATGTATTGGTGGTCGACATGCCTCCGGGCACCGGCGATGCCCAATTGACCATGGCCCAGCAGGTGCCGCTGGCGGGCGCGGTGATCGTGTCGACACCACAGGACCTCGCCCTGATCGATGCGCGTAAAGGCTTGAACATGTTCAGGAAAGTCGACGTGCCGCTGCTCGGCATCGTCGAAAACATGAGCTATTTCATCGCCCCCGACACCGGCAAGCGCTACGATATTTTCGGCCATGGCGGCGCGCAGAAGGAAGCCGAGCGGCTGGGCGTGCCTTTCCTCGGCGCGGTGCCGCTGGAAATGGGCATCCGCGAAAGCTCGGATGCCGGCACGCCGGTGGTCGCCACCCGGCCGGACAGCGAAGAGGCAAGGATTTACAAGGAGATAGCCGCCAAGGTCTGGCAGCAGATCGAGACCGGCAAGGGCGCCGCCGAGGCCGCTCCGGCAATTATCTTCGAGTAA
- a CDS encoding LysR family transcriptional regulator translates to MIDKLEFFIALAREEHFGRAAEMCGVTQPTLSAGIKQLEDQLGVMLVKRGSRFQGLTPEGVQVLTWARRIVGDTRSMREEMRAAKHGLSGRIRIAAIPTALAMVARLTTPFREKHPGVTFSVLSRTSIEVLSLLGNLDIDAGITYLDNEPLGRVTSVPLYDERYQLITAAGNEYSDREHVTWEEVSSLPLCLLTPDMQNRRIIDQHLADAGVQVRPTLESNSMIVLFSHIRTGKWSSIMPLNLAETFGFSEPIRAIPIVEPDARHAVGLVTAPRDPHTPLVQALLDEAVALAGNLRLEAEAKLRQSSNR, encoded by the coding sequence ATGATCGACAAGCTGGAATTCTTCATAGCCCTGGCCCGCGAAGAGCATTTCGGGCGCGCCGCCGAAATGTGCGGGGTGACGCAGCCGACGCTGTCGGCCGGCATCAAGCAGCTGGAAGACCAGCTCGGCGTCATGCTGGTCAAGCGCGGCTCGCGTTTTCAAGGGCTTACGCCGGAAGGCGTGCAGGTGTTGACCTGGGCACGGCGCATCGTCGGCGACACGCGGTCGATGCGGGAAGAAATGCGGGCGGCCAAGCACGGGCTTTCCGGCCGCATCCGCATCGCGGCGATCCCGACCGCATTGGCCATGGTTGCCAGGCTGACGACGCCATTTCGCGAAAAGCACCCCGGCGTCACCTTTTCCGTGCTGTCGCGAACCTCGATCGAGGTTTTGTCGCTGCTCGGCAATCTCGATATCGATGCCGGCATCACCTATCTCGACAACGAACCGCTGGGACGAGTGACCAGCGTGCCGCTCTACGACGAGCGCTATCAACTGATCACCGCCGCCGGAAACGAATATTCCGATCGGGAACACGTGACATGGGAGGAGGTGTCGAGCCTGCCGCTCTGTCTGCTCACACCCGACATGCAGAACCGCCGCATCATCGACCAGCACCTGGCGGATGCCGGCGTGCAGGTGCGCCCGACGCTGGAATCGAACTCCATGATCGTGCTTTTCTCGCATATCCGCACCGGCAAATGGTCGTCGATCATGCCGCTCAACCTCGCGGAAACATTCGGTTTTTCCGAACCGATCCGGGCCATCCCGATCGTCGAGCCGGACGCCCGGCACGCCGTCGGGCTGGTGACGGCGCCGCGCGACCCGCATACCCCGCTGGTGCAGGCGCTGCTGGACGAGGCAGTGGCGCTGGCAGGCAATCTGCGCCTCGAGGCCGAAGCTAAGCTTCGTCAAAGCTCCAATCGATAG
- a CDS encoding formate dehydrogenase subunit gamma, whose translation MSVQPASTEIVSRTAAVVRELQGLEGPLLPILHSVQEEFGYVPQEALPVIAEALNISRAEVHGVASFYHDYRKHPAGRHVLKLCQAEACQSMGSDAVAAKLKQALGIGFHETAKDNSVTLEPVYCLGLCACAPSAMLDGQVIGRLDDEAIDDIVAEVRR comes from the coding sequence ATGTCCGTGCAGCCTGCAAGTACCGAGATCGTTTCGCGGACCGCGGCCGTCGTGCGCGAGCTGCAAGGCCTTGAGGGCCCGCTGCTGCCGATCCTGCACAGCGTCCAGGAAGAATTCGGCTATGTGCCGCAGGAAGCGCTGCCGGTGATCGCCGAAGCGCTGAACATTTCCCGTGCCGAGGTGCATGGCGTGGCCAGCTTCTATCATGACTACCGCAAGCATCCGGCCGGTCGCCACGTGCTGAAGCTGTGCCAGGCGGAAGCCTGCCAGTCGATGGGTTCGGACGCGGTGGCCGCGAAGCTCAAACAGGCGCTTGGCATCGGCTTTCACGAGACGGCGAAGGACAATTCTGTTACACTGGAACCAGTCTATTGCCTCGGGCTGTGCGCCTGCGCGCCGTCGGCGATGCTGGATGGCCAAGTCATCGGCAGGCTGGACGACGAGGCGATCGACGACATCGTCGCGGAGGTGCGTCGATGA